In one Oncorhynchus gorbuscha isolate QuinsamMale2020 ecotype Even-year unplaced genomic scaffold, OgorEven_v1.0 Un_scaffold_2915, whole genome shotgun sequence genomic region, the following are encoded:
- the LOC124027046 gene encoding hemoglobin embryonic subunit alpha-like — MSLTAKDKKMVKAFWAKVAGKAEDIGCDALSRTLVVYPQTKTYFSHWKDLSPGSAPVRKHGGTIMGGISLAVASIDDISAGLLALSELHAFTLRVDPANFKILSHNILVVLAILFPNDFNPEAHVAMDKFLAAVGRALSEKYR; from the exons ATGAGTCTCACCGCTAAGGACAAGAAAATGGTCAAGGCCTTCTGGGCCAAGGTGGCCGGCAAAGCTGAAGACATCGGCTGCGATGCTCTGTCTAG GACGCTGGTTGTGTACCCCCAAACCAAGACCTACTTCTCCCACTGGAAGGACCTGAGCCCCGGTTCTGCCCCAGTCAGGAAGCACGGTGGGACCATCATGGGAGGCATCAGTTTAGCCGTGGCCAGCATCGACGACATCAGCGCAGGTCTCCTCGCCCTCAGCGAGCTGCATGCCTTCACGCTGCGTGTCGATCCCGCCAACTTCAAG ATCCTGTCCCACAACATCTTGGTGGTGCTGGCTATCTTGTTCCCCAATGATTTCAACCCCGAAGCTCATGTGGCCATGGACAAGTTCCTGGCAGCGGTGGGCCGGGCTCTGTCTGAGAAGTACCGATAA